A window from Podospora bellae-mahoneyi strain CBS 112042 chromosome 1 map unlocalized CBS112042p_1, whole genome shotgun sequence encodes these proteins:
- a CDS encoding uncharacterized protein (EggNog:ENOG503P4A3): MSSKPTLTISTPKTANFPHIPPPPHELRSATSLPSATPLSAVSRTSAFRDPIPSSALPSAGLPSAGPFSALFSAGPYSAAPFSATIKLEHDLQKTPITPPVAYTDFLRGMAMVSPALASPPQTGKSALNRTSTVSTASSNLSTSSTSSSETADSDDSEKDKGEQIDSGPSTARSDLSCGCDEGVKVKEEEVEKTKTPRPAPIDIKLSNAPRGSSNCPLSAPAAGANATVFPSMKLPASPAISTAGLYSPRSPLSTASVRSPAFDWEAALKSRRLALSPSLKRPAEPETPTTAASAPAGGAASTSSPHKHAKKDSRSSVRHIREVVTRTVTYTPRMAPAPKGKRRKIDPEASTTAAKS; the protein is encoded by the coding sequence TTCGGTCTGCCACCTCTCTTCCCTCAGCTACTCCTCTGTCGGCCGTCTCCAGGACATCGGCTTTCCGGGACCCAATTCCTTCCTCTGCGCTCCCATCGGCCGGTTTGCCTTCCGCCGGACCCTTTAGCGCTCTTTTTTCTGCTGGTCCGTATAGCGCTGCTCCGTTTAGCGCCACCATCAAGCTTGAGCATGACCTCCAAAAGACGCCCATCACACCTCCGGTAGCATATACCGACTTTCTCAGAGGAATGGCCATGGTCTCACCAGCTCtcgcctcaccaccacagacaGGAAAGTCCGCTCTGAACCGAACCAGCACTGtcagcaccgccagcagcaatctcagcaccagcagcacgaGCAGCAGCGAAACAGCCGATTCTGATGACTCAGAGAAGGACAAGGGCGAACAGATCGACAGTGGCCCATCAACAGCACGCTCAGATCTCAGCTGCGGGTGTGACGAGGGAGTCAAGgtgaaagaggaggaggtggaaaagacaaaaacTCCCAGACCTGCTCCCATCGATATCAAGCTGTCCAACGCCCCACGAGGTTCTTCGAACTGCCCGCTTTCTGCTCCCGCCGCTGGGGCGAACGCAACAGTATTCCCAAGCATGAAGCTCCCTGCTTCTCCGGCCATTTCCACCGCAGGCCTTTACTCGCCAAGATCACCACTGAGCACTGCCTCAGTCAGGTCACCAGCGTTTGACTGGGAGGCGGCACTCAAGTCTCGACGGTTGGCACTATCTCCTAGCTTGAAGCGCCCCGCAGAACCAGAAacgcccaccaccgccgctaGCGCAcctgctggtggtgccgcGAGTACGAGCAGCCCACATAAACACGCAAAGAAGGATTCGAGATCGAGCGTACGACATATTCGTGAGGTCGTGACAAGGACAGTGACATACACACCAAGAATGGCGCCAGCGCCAAAAGgcaagaggagaaagatCGACCCAGaagccagcaccaccgccgccaagtCATGA